A DNA window from Haliovirga abyssi contains the following coding sequences:
- a CDS encoding putative bifunctional diguanylate cyclase/phosphodiesterase, which yields MSYIILVVIILIIFHIFIHKKKLYLLPEKNNNPIILIRKKKIKYMNGAAKCIFYQKEDLDILENEVMKSNYKEFEVKINNSYYNFNVSTIDKNSYNLYGKNITKLKETEKKLEITSKIFEISKDGILILDENFVIIAVNDAFTKISLFTEEEYIGKKIWDTTGLLERKEEFKNILKALLKLDYWEGETWFRKKTKEIYNVYLKIKIIRRNKKIINYIISIEDITYLNKIEQRTNFIKNYDLLTGLHNRNFIIEKVEKYFAENKKIYLLYLDIDNFKKVNDSLNYKAGDKILNDLSEYLKSCVNSSDELGRLEGDKFVLLYEEKDYNEKEILDKLYKIFKLPFKTYENPFLDEVKDVYLNFSLGIAYSENSNKSAFDLVKNAEIAMYDSKVDKKNSFRNYEKLKNRDLIKEVELESDLRKAIENDEFIVYYQPQIMIPEEKILGMEALIRWQSPKRGFVNPGGFIEFAEKSGLIVEIGEIVFEKSCKFFKELMENGRKDLLLSVNLSPLQFDDIDLIDKIMSIVEKYNIPTNKIKLEITESLIMKDMDNNIKKMEELKSLGFKFSMDDFGTGYSSLSYLKNFPLDFLKIDQSFIRNLRDDESDKNLVKAILDIGKIFKLGVIAEGVETKEQLEFLKGIGVTEIQGYYYSKPISDTEFIKFLEKE from the coding sequence ATGAGTTATATAATTTTAGTAGTAATAATTTTAATTATTTTCCATATATTTATTCATAAAAAAAAATTATATTTACTTCCTGAAAAAAATAATAATCCTATTATTTTAATAAGGAAAAAGAAAATTAAATATATGAATGGAGCAGCAAAATGTATATTTTATCAAAAAGAAGATTTGGATATATTAGAAAATGAAGTAATGAAAAGTAATTATAAAGAATTTGAGGTTAAAATTAATAATAGTTATTATAATTTTAATGTAAGTACAATAGATAAAAATTCATATAATTTATATGGAAAGAATATAACAAAATTAAAAGAAACAGAAAAAAAATTAGAAATCACGTCTAAAATATTTGAAATATCTAAAGATGGAATATTAATATTGGATGAAAATTTTGTTATAATTGCAGTAAATGATGCATTTACAAAAATATCTTTATTTACTGAAGAAGAATATATAGGAAAAAAGATATGGGACACTACAGGGTTACTTGAGAGAAAAGAAGAATTTAAAAATATACTGAAAGCTTTATTAAAATTAGATTATTGGGAAGGAGAAACATGGTTTAGAAAAAAAACAAAAGAAATTTATAACGTATATTTAAAAATAAAAATAATACGTAGAAATAAAAAAATTATTAATTATATAATTTCTATAGAAGATATAACGTATTTGAATAAAATAGAGCAAAGAACTAATTTTATTAAAAATTATGATCTGTTGACAGGACTACATAATAGAAATTTTATTATAGAAAAAGTTGAAAAATATTTTGCTGAAAATAAAAAAATTTATTTATTATATTTGGATATTGATAATTTTAAAAAAGTTAATGATTCTTTAAATTACAAAGCTGGTGATAAAATTTTAAATGACTTGTCAGAATATTTGAAAAGTTGTGTTAATAGTTCAGATGAATTGGGAAGATTAGAAGGGGATAAATTTGTTTTATTATATGAAGAAAAAGATTATAATGAAAAAGAAATTTTAGATAAATTATATAAAATTTTTAAATTACCATTTAAAACATATGAAAATCCATTTTTAGATGAAGTAAAAGATGTATATTTGAATTTTAGTTTAGGGATAGCATATTCTGAAAATAGTAACAAAAGTGCTTTTGATTTAGTAAAAAATGCGGAAATAGCAATGTACGATTCAAAAGTTGATAAGAAAAATAGTTTTAGAAATTATGAAAAACTAAAAAATAGAGATTTGATAAAAGAGGTAGAATTAGAAAGTGATTTAAGAAAAGCTATAGAAAATGATGAATTTATAGTATATTATCAGCCACAAATAATGATACCAGAAGAAAAAATATTAGGAATGGAAGCATTAATAAGATGGCAAAGTCCAAAAAGAGGATTTGTAAATCCTGGTGGATTTATTGAATTTGCAGAAAAAAGTGGACTTATAGTAGAAATAGGAGAAATTGTATTTGAAAAAAGTTGTAAATTTTTTAAAGAACTTATGGAAAATGGCAGAAAGGATTTACTGTTATCAGTAAACTTATCACCATTACAATTTGATGATATAGATTTAATAGATAAAATAATGAGTATTGTAGAAAAATATAATATACCTACAAATAAAATTAAACTTGAAATCACAGAGAGTTTAATAATGAAAGATATGGATAATAATATAAAAAAAATGGAAGAGTTAAAAAGTTTAGGTTTTAAATTTTCAATGGATGACTTTGGGACTGGCTATTCTTCACTTAGCTATTTGAAAAATTTTCCATTAGATTTTTTGAAAATAGATCAGAGTTTTATAAGAAATTTGCGTGATGATGAAAGCGATAAAAATCTTGTGAAAGCTATTTTAGATATTGGGAAAATATTTAAATTGGGTGTAATAGCAGAAGGTGTAGAGACGAAAGAACAATTAGAATTTTTAAAAGGGATAGGAGTAACCGAAATACAAGGATATTATTATAGTAAACCAATAAGTGATACAGAGTTTATAAAATTTTTAGAAAAAGAGTAA
- a CDS encoding ABC transporter substrate-binding protein: MKKLLLLGISLLLFVNVMAKDVVVGAKMFTEGYVVSNLISELLKKDGFNVKENFGMSSFPLRKAQETGQIDIYPEYTGTAWGAYFKKKELIKNPKKLYEEVKKLDYQKNKLVWLDMINVNNTYALAIRKDFAKKYNLKSLTDLANLIKVNKKIKFGINPEFYKRADGFWAMAKHYKMKIKRNEVKLMDAGIVYQAVASKKIDVAMAYSTDAKIKKYNLKVLKDDSSFFPYYNLAVVVREETLKKYPEIREDLKVLSDKLTEEDLIDLNYKVDVEGKEPKEVAKWYLKNKM; the protein is encoded by the coding sequence ATGAAAAAATTATTATTGTTAGGTATCTCATTACTGTTATTTGTTAATGTAATGGCAAAAGATGTTGTAGTTGGAGCAAAAATGTTTACTGAAGGGTATGTTGTATCAAATTTAATATCAGAATTACTGAAAAAAGATGGATTTAATGTAAAAGAAAATTTTGGAATGAGTTCTTTCCCACTTAGAAAAGCACAAGAGACAGGTCAAATAGATATATATCCAGAATATACTGGAACTGCATGGGGAGCTTATTTTAAAAAGAAAGAATTGATAAAGAATCCTAAAAAATTATATGAAGAAGTAAAAAAATTGGATTATCAAAAAAATAAGTTGGTTTGGTTAGATATGATAAATGTGAATAACACTTATGCTTTAGCCATAAGAAAAGATTTTGCTAAAAAATATAATTTGAAAAGTTTAACTGATTTGGCAAATTTGATAAAAGTAAATAAAAAAATAAAATTTGGAATAAATCCTGAATTTTATAAAAGAGCAGATGGATTTTGGGCAATGGCGAAACATTATAAAATGAAAATAAAAAGAAATGAAGTTAAATTAATGGATGCGGGAATAGTATATCAAGCTGTGGCAAGTAAAAAAATAGATGTAGCAATGGCATATTCTACAGATGCTAAGATAAAAAAATATAATTTGAAAGTATTAAAGGATGATAGTAGTTTTTTCCCATATTATAATTTAGCAGTTGTAGTGAGAGAAGAAACTTTGAAAAAATATCCTGAAATAAGAGAAGATTTAAAAGTGTTATCTGATAAATTAACAGAAGAAGATTTGATAGATTTGAATTATAAAGTTGATGTAGAGGGGAAAGAACCTAAAGAAGTTGCAAAATGGTATTTGAAAAATAAAATGTAA
- a CDS encoding MmcQ/YjbR family DNA-binding protein, translating into MNINDLKNYCLNKKGVYIDFPFDDRTITFKIGSKMFALSDIKTGEEKNLKVNLKCNPELAMDLRNIYEGVIPGWHMNKKHWNSVFLNSDIPINEIFKMIDHSYELVFKSLKKSEKAKIEV; encoded by the coding sequence ATGAATATTAATGATTTGAAAAACTATTGTTTGAATAAAAAAGGAGTTTATATCGATTTTCCTTTTGATGATAGAACTATTACTTTTAAAATAGGGTCAAAGATGTTTGCACTTTCAGATATAAAAACAGGTGAAGAAAAAAATTTAAAGGTAAATTTAAAATGTAATCCTGAATTAGCAATGGATTTGAGAAATATTTATGAAGGAGTTATTCCAGGATGGCATATGAATAAAAAACATTGGAATAGTGTATTTTTGAATAGTGATATCCCAATTAATGAAATTTTTAAGATGATAGATCATTCATATGAATTGGTTTTTAAATCTTTGAAAAAATCAGAAAAAGCAAAGATAGAGGTATAA
- a CDS encoding response regulator — MKNVLIVEDESAMRKIIKDYLIRDNFRVFEAEDGEKAIDMFYSQKIDLIILDIMIPGYDGWSICRRIREDSTVPIIMLTARSAEEDEIFGLELGADEYITKPFSPKVLMARIKNIFRRVENSDNENGNTEFGELKINNKSHQVYLENKELKLSPKEYELLLFFSENKDKAISREEILNKIWGYDYFGDLRTIDTHIKRLRKKLNGKFIITVRGTGYRFEVEE; from the coding sequence ATGAAAAATGTATTAATTGTGGAAGATGAAAGTGCAATGAGAAAAATAATAAAAGATTATTTGATTAGAGATAATTTTCGTGTTTTTGAAGCAGAAGATGGAGAAAAAGCCATTGATATGTTTTATAGTCAGAAGATTGATTTGATAATTTTGGATATAATGATTCCAGGTTATGATGGATGGTCAATTTGTAGAAGAATAAGAGAGGATTCAACAGTTCCAATTATAATGTTGACAGCCAGAAGTGCAGAAGAAGATGAAATTTTTGGATTAGAATTAGGAGCTGATGAATATATTACAAAACCATTTAGTCCTAAAGTATTAATGGCAAGAATAAAAAATATTTTTAGAAGGGTTGAAAATAGTGACAATGAAAACGGAAATACAGAATTTGGAGAACTTAAAATAAATAATAAAAGTCATCAAGTATATTTAGAAAATAAAGAGTTAAAATTATCTCCAAAAGAATATGAGTTATTACTGTTTTTTTCGGAGAATAAAGATAAAGCTATATCAAGAGAAGAAATTTTAAATAAAATTTGGGGATATGACTATTTTGGAGACTTGAGAACTATAGATACACATATAAAAAGGTTGAGAAAAAAATTAAATGGGAAATTTATTATAACTGTAAGAGGAACTGGATATAGATTTGAGGTGGAAGAATGA
- a CDS encoding sensor histidine kinase: MKIKMSLTIKFYLIIVSSLIFAIGISILISNFMLSKYYIVQREKKIKNIAVTLQEIDVNSAFKDEFEKLKNKNDINILFLNKVPDFIAENSMLQIMMALSYVTKDEIKRVYNGEIILKKEYSVITSRNEIIVLTKTKNGIILALTSSIASVKEYVNTVIRFGIFTGIIALILTIFINGFFVKKILFPLKKLKEIAEKMAKLDFSDKFDIETGDEIEEFGKTFNYLSNELEFNLTKIKSVSEKLTLEIKKEKEIERKRKEFIGNVSHELKTPIALIMAYSEGLKDNVAIVEDRNYYCDVISSEAKKMDNLVKELLGLMKIEKEEKKLKFEKIKIRDIIKKTIKKFDFDLKELGVKLKCSKNQNNDYIVMADIVKIEQVLDNLISNAINNVNKNGIISIDVLEKNSKIEIEIYNSGSHIPADKIDEIWEPFVKLDKSRNRKYGGTGLGLSIVKGIIKIHNSEIKVENIDNGVKFSFFLEMA; the protein is encoded by the coding sequence ATGAAAATTAAAATGTCTTTAACAATAAAATTTTATTTGATAATAGTATCTTCTTTGATTTTTGCAATAGGGATATCTATATTGATTAGTAATTTTATGTTGAGTAAATATTATATTGTGCAAAGGGAAAAAAAGATAAAGAATATAGCTGTAACTTTACAAGAAATAGATGTTAATTCAGCTTTTAAAGATGAATTTGAAAAATTAAAAAACAAGAATGATATAAATATATTATTTTTAAATAAAGTTCCAGATTTTATAGCAGAAAATTCAATGTTACAAATAATGATGGCATTAAGTTATGTAACGAAAGATGAAATAAAAAGAGTTTATAATGGAGAGATTATATTAAAAAAAGAGTATAGTGTTATAACTTCTAGAAATGAAATAATTGTACTTACTAAAACTAAAAATGGAATAATATTAGCATTAACTAGCTCAATTGCTTCTGTAAAAGAATATGTAAATACAGTAATTAGATTTGGGATATTTACTGGAATAATAGCATTAATTTTAACAATTTTTATAAATGGATTTTTTGTAAAAAAAATATTATTTCCATTGAAAAAGCTAAAAGAGATAGCGGAAAAAATGGCTAAATTAGATTTTAGTGATAAATTTGATATTGAAACAGGAGATGAAATAGAAGAATTTGGGAAAACATTTAATTATTTATCTAATGAATTGGAATTTAATTTAACAAAAATAAAATCTGTGTCAGAAAAATTAACTCTAGAGATAAAAAAAGAGAAAGAGATAGAAAGAAAAAGAAAAGAATTTATTGGTAATGTAAGTCACGAATTAAAAACTCCAATAGCGTTAATAATGGCATATTCAGAGGGGTTAAAAGATAATGTAGCAATTGTAGAAGATAGAAATTATTATTGTGATGTAATATCTAGTGAAGCTAAAAAAATGGACAATCTAGTAAAAGAATTATTAGGATTAATGAAAATAGAAAAAGAAGAAAAAAAATTGAAATTTGAAAAAATAAAAATAAGAGATATAATAAAAAAAACAATTAAGAAATTTGATTTTGATTTGAAAGAATTAGGGGTAAAATTGAAATGTAGTAAAAATCAGAATAACGATTATATTGTTATGGCTGATATTGTGAAAATAGAGCAAGTTTTAGATAATTTAATAAGTAATGCGATAAATAATGTAAATAAAAATGGAATAATAAGTATAGATGTATTAGAAAAAAATAGTAAAATTGAAATTGAGATTTATAATTCTGGCTCACATATACCAGCAGATAAGATAGATGAAATATGGGAACCGTTTGTAAAATTAGATAAATCGAGAAATAGAAAATATGGTGGAACTGGTCTTGGATTATCAATAGTAAAAGGAATAATAAAAATACATAATAGTGAAATTAAAGTTGAAAATATAGATAATGGGGTGAAATTTTCATTTTTTTTAGAAATGGCTTAA
- a CDS encoding SHOCT domain-containing protein: MKIRMFIGALFILAIGAIAYANVGNFRGGMMGGGIQCNGVYNNTNVNSEESKVVDEFVKKLKGKYKVGESEKLNPDKLTGKELEELGDLVMDVMIPNKYQHETMDNMMGGEGSSRLTAVHQNIAYNYLRGNGFAGMGMMGMMGNGMMGNWNNSYNSNNSNNLNRLNNSNRGQESALEILQRRYANGEITKEQYEDMKKVLNKK; encoded by the coding sequence ATGAAAATCAGAATGTTTATTGGTGCATTATTTATCTTAGCTATAGGAGCTATTGCGTATGCAAATGTTGGAAATTTTAGAGGTGGTATGATGGGGGGGGGAATACAATGCAATGGAGTGTATAACAACACAAATGTTAATAGTGAAGAAAGCAAAGTAGTAGATGAATTTGTAAAAAAATTAAAAGGGAAATACAAAGTAGGAGAAAGTGAGAAATTAAATCCAGATAAATTAACTGGAAAAGAATTGGAAGAACTTGGAGATTTAGTGATGGATGTAATGATTCCAAATAAATATCAACATGAAACTATGGATAATATGATGGGTGGAGAAGGTTCAAGTAGATTAACAGCAGTACATCAAAATATAGCTTATAACTATTTAAGAGGAAATGGTTTTGCTGGTATGGGCATGATGGGTATGATGGGGAATGGAATGATGGGAAATTGGAATAATTCATATAACTCAAATAACTCAAATAACTTAAATAGATTAAATAATTCTAACAGAGGTCAAGAATCAGCATTAGAAATATTACAAAGAAGATATGCAAATGGAGAAATAACAAAAGAACAATATGAAGATATGAAAAAAGTACTTAATAAAAAATAG
- a CDS encoding DUF302 domain-containing protein → MKYEFNKEVKGEFESVKKIVIEKLKDEGFGALYTLDMKEKFKKALNEEFRRYEILGACNPKFAKKVIDIDKNIGLLLPCNVLIEQKDEDTIYVSIVNPSAVINISGNDKIIKLAKEIAEKLERVIKNI, encoded by the coding sequence ATGAAATATGAATTTAATAAAGAGGTAAAAGGCGAATTTGAAAGTGTAAAAAAGATTGTGATTGAGAAACTAAAAGATGAAGGATTTGGAGCATTATACACTTTAGATATGAAAGAAAAATTTAAAAAGGCATTAAATGAAGAGTTTAGAAGATATGAAATATTGGGGGCATGTAATCCAAAATTTGCAAAAAAAGTGATAGATATTGATAAAAATATAGGGCTATTATTACCTTGTAATGTTTTAATAGAGCAAAAAGACGAAGATACAATATATGTTTCTATAGTAAATCCAAGTGCTGTGATAAATATATCTGGAAATGATAAGATAATAAAATTGGCAAAAGAGATTGCAGAAAAATTGGAAAGAGTAATTAAAAATATTTAA
- a CDS encoding SHOCT domain-containing protein, whose protein sequence is MMGILIIVVVFVILFFFKENKGLGRDISLNKSTPMEILKERYAKGEITKEEFDDIKKDL, encoded by the coding sequence ATGATGGGTATATTAATAATAGTAGTTGTATTTGTAATATTATTCTTTTTTAAAGAAAATAAGGGTTTAGGTAGAGATATAAGTTTAAATAAATCAACACCAATGGAGATATTAAAAGAAAGATATGCAAAAGGTGAAATTACAAAAGAAGAATTTGATGATATAAAAAAAGATTTATAG